In one window of Fictibacillus phosphorivorans DNA:
- the ftsE gene encoding cell division ATP-binding protein FtsE, which produces MIEMVDVWKTYPNGVMALNGIDVYIEKGEFVYVVGPSGAGKSTFIKCMYREEKPTQGSIIINGTNLAKVKERQIPKVRRKIGVIFQDFKLLPRLTVYENVAFALEVIEESPKVIRERVMEVLDLVKLKNKARMFPDELSGGEQQRVSIARSIVNHPPVVIADEPTGNLDPETAWEIMDIFKEINARGTTVVMATHNKEIVNTITKRVIAIEGGRIVRDEAKGDYGYED; this is translated from the coding sequence TTGATAGAAATGGTTGATGTATGGAAAACGTATCCGAATGGTGTTATGGCACTTAACGGAATTGACGTCTACATAGAAAAAGGTGAATTTGTTTATGTAGTCGGACCAAGTGGAGCAGGTAAATCCACATTTATAAAATGTATGTATCGTGAAGAGAAACCGACACAAGGTTCAATTATCATTAATGGAACAAACCTTGCAAAAGTAAAAGAAAGACAGATTCCTAAAGTACGAAGAAAGATTGGGGTTATCTTTCAAGACTTTAAACTGTTGCCACGTTTAACGGTATATGAAAACGTTGCTTTTGCACTTGAAGTTATTGAAGAATCGCCAAAAGTAATCAGAGAGCGTGTTATGGAAGTTCTTGATCTTGTAAAACTAAAAAACAAAGCGCGCATGTTCCCAGACGAGCTATCAGGTGGAGAGCAGCAGCGTGTATCAATCGCACGTTCAATCGTAAACCACCCACCAGTTGTGATCGCAGATGAGCCGACAGGTAACCTTGACCCAGAAACAGCGTGGGAGATCATGGACATCTTTAAAGAGATCAACGCACGTGGGACAACCGTTGTTATGGCAACTCACAACAAAGAAATCGTAAATACGATCACAAAGCGCGTAATCGCTATCGAAGGCGGCCGAATTGTACGTGATGAGGCGAAGGGGGATTACGGCTATGAAGATTAG
- a CDS encoding YitT family protein, whose product MRKRRGILHPTVELILEYVYVVIGSGLVALAFSVFLLPNQIASGGVSGISTILYGLFQWKPSIVQWSLNIPLFFAGLFFLGRRFGAKTLVGTVVLPFFVFIFEGWGSATEDPLLGAIFGGLGIGAGLGIVFRGKASTGGVDLLAQIVHKYTGASLGSIILLIDGTIVTSSALFFGIEQALYALIAMFITAKTIDVVQIGLGTTKMALIISDKEDELRQGILTHIYRGVTKINAFGGYTQDERPMLMVVVAQYEVTKLKQYVKGVDPDAFVIVVNANEVLGEGFKRG is encoded by the coding sequence ATGCGAAAACGACGGGGGATCTTGCACCCGACCGTTGAACTCATTTTAGAATATGTATATGTTGTGATTGGATCAGGACTAGTGGCACTCGCATTCTCGGTATTCCTATTGCCGAATCAGATCGCTTCTGGCGGTGTGAGCGGGATATCTACGATTTTATATGGACTCTTTCAATGGAAACCTTCTATTGTACAGTGGAGTTTAAACATTCCGCTCTTCTTTGCGGGATTATTTTTCCTCGGCCGACGATTCGGCGCAAAAACGCTCGTAGGAACAGTCGTGCTTCCTTTCTTCGTTTTTATTTTTGAAGGATGGGGATCAGCGACAGAAGATCCATTGCTTGGCGCGATTTTCGGTGGACTTGGCATCGGGGCTGGTCTTGGGATCGTGTTTCGTGGAAAAGCTTCTACAGGTGGCGTTGATCTACTTGCACAGATCGTCCACAAATATACGGGTGCGTCACTGGGATCCATCATCCTTCTTATAGACGGAACGATCGTAACGTCGTCTGCACTATTTTTTGGGATCGAACAAGCTCTATATGCACTGATTGCGATGTTCATTACGGCAAAAACAATTGATGTGGTCCAGATCGGACTAGGAACGACGAAGATGGCGTTGATCATTTCTGACAAAGAGGATGAGCTTCGTCAAGGAATTCTGACTCACATTTATCGAGGCGTTACGAAGATCAATGCGTTCGGTGGTTACACGCAAGATGAACGACCGATGTTGATGGTCGTAGTTGCTCAATATGAAGTTACAAAACTGAAACAATACGTAAAAGGTGTAGATCCAGACGCTTTCGTAATCGTTGTAAATGCGAACGAAGTATTGGGAGAAGGCTTTAAACGTGGATAA